The genomic region CGGCCTCAACCACGGTGATCTCGCTGCGATATACTCGTTGAATTACGTCTAGTCGTTTCTCGTCTTTCATTGTCAGGGTTGTCATCCTTCCACCCTGACATAATTACGTTGCCGTTAACCCCTGACATAATCACTTTGCTACAACAGAATCTTCACAACCCTTGACGGGCCTTCTCGGTCTATTGTATAACTCATCTGCGAGTGATGTTTCTGAGGCGGTCTGTGCATGGCGACCGCTAATTTTTTTTGTGTTTTTGCGGTGGGCTCGAAAGAAACGGCATGTTAAAAATTTTTCACTTACGATCGCGATCTACTTGCCGGCCACAGAGTCGAAACCGCTTCCTTCCACGTTTTTTTTTTACGTTAATCCGCTTATCCACAGCGGCGAAGACTGCCAATTCGAATTCGAACATTTTGGGGAAAGCTCCGGTCTACTAGGAGGTCCGTATGTTTAAAGTTGGCGAGAAAGTTGTTTACCCGGCTCATGGTGTGGGCGAGATAGAAGCGATCCGTTCGCATGTCATTTCCGGCACTGAGAAGAAATTCTACATGCTACGAATTCTCGAGACCGACATGAAGATCATGATCCCGATCGACAACGTCGACTCCGTTGGGTTACGTAAGATCATCGACCGCGCCATGGTGACCAAGGTCTATAAGGTATTGCGCCAGAAGAAAATTGAATCCGACCAGCAGACTTGGAATCGCCGGTACCGCGACTACACGGAGAAAATCAAGACCGGATCGATCCTCGAAATCGCCAAAGTATTGCGCGACCTGTTTGTGTTGAAAGGCGATAAAGAATTGTCCTTCGGCGAACGTAAGATGCTGGACACGGCGCGCAATTTGCTGGTCAAGGAGTTGTCGATTGCCCGCTCCCATTCGGAAGAGAAGATCATGGAGGAGCTCCGCCATATTTTTACTCACTGATGTGGGCTGGCTGCTAATAGTTTTCGAAAAGCCGGGAGATCTTCTCTCGGCTTTTTTAGTTTTGAGTCGAGTATGCATGTAACTGCAATCGTGGTTGCCGCCGGGGCCGGTCGTCGCATCGGCGGCGAGGTTTCCAAGATGTACCTGCCCATTGCCGGCAGACCGCTAGTGTTGCGCACGCTGGATAGGATGCTTTCGGCTCGTTCGGTGGAGCGCGTGGTGTGGGTCGCTGGCGCCAAAGAAGTGGCGCACTGCCAGGCGCTTTTGCGCGGCGATGCGGCGTTGCGTGACCGGCCGATTGTCTTGCAGGAGGGCGGCGCCACACGCCAGCAGTCGGCAAAACGGGGGTTGGGGAAACTGGCCGCGGATACCGACATCGTGATCATCCACGACGGCGCGCGGCCGTTCGTCTCCGCTGATTTGATCGATCGCTGTGTCAGCGCCGCAGCGGAAAAGGGCGCGGTGGTTGTCGGCTTACCGACGCACGATACTATCAAGGTGGCGGGCAGCGATCGGCGCATCCAAACTACGCCCGAGCGCAGTTCGTTGTGGGAAGTCCAGACGCCCCAGGTTTTTCAACGGGAGATTATTACCGAGGCTCATGAACAGGCGGCGAGAGATGGCGTCGAAGCAACTGACGACGCCATGGTGGTGGAGCGTTTCGGCCGACCGGTATACATTCTCGATGGTGAGCGGACCAATATCAAGATTACCCTGCCTGAAGATATTTGGTTGGCTGAAGCGATGCTTCGCGACGGGCGGGTTTCTTAGAGCGCTTTTTTGAGTAAGGCGTCGTTCAGGCTGCCGCTGCGAAATCCCTGCAAGTCTAAACTGACGAAGTCGAAACCGACTTCTTTGAATTTCTTCACAATCGCGTCTCGAATCGTTTTGTCGAAT from Deltaproteobacteria bacterium harbors:
- a CDS encoding CarD family transcriptional regulator → MFKVGEKVVYPAHGVGEIEAIRSHVISGTEKKFYMLRILETDMKIMIPIDNVDSVGLRKIIDRAMVTKVYKVLRQKKIESDQQTWNRRYRDYTEKIKTGSILEIAKVLRDLFVLKGDKELSFGERKMLDTARNLLVKELSIARSHSEEKIMEELRHIFTH
- the ispD gene encoding 2-C-methyl-D-erythritol 4-phosphate cytidylyltransferase, with translation MHVTAIVVAAGAGRRIGGEVSKMYLPIAGRPLVLRTLDRMLSARSVERVVWVAGAKEVAHCQALLRGDAALRDRPIVLQEGGATRQQSAKRGLGKLAADTDIVIIHDGARPFVSADLIDRCVSAAAEKGAVVVGLPTHDTIKVAGSDRRIQTTPERSSLWEVQTPQVFQREIITEAHEQAARDGVEATDDAMVVERFGRPVYILDGERTNIKITLPEDIWLAEAMLRDGRVS